In a single window of the Pseudomonas entomophila genome:
- a CDS encoding beta strand repeat-containing protein encodes MVERFIGTSFNDTFTSANNGFIFEGGAGNDVYVVNNPSVRVVEQVGGGDDEVRTSLGSYSLGVNVERLTYTGTGTFAGYGNSGDNIITGGNGNDTLFGGLGADQLIGGAGIDSASYEDSSSGGVTLNFKTGVHTGLAAGDTFQSIEIFRGSNYDDTFVSDATAHTFVGANGTDTLDYSGSAQGINLTLDAAGAGTGAGGDAEGDKFSMIERFIGTSFNDTFTSANNGFIFEGGAGNDVYVVNNPSVRVVEQVGGGDDEVRTSLGSYSLGVNVERLTYTGTGTFAGYGNSGDNIITGGNGNDTLFGGLGADQLIGGAGIDSASYEDSSSGGVTLNFKTGVHTGLAAGDTFQSIEIFRGSNYDDTFVSDATAHTFVGANGTDTLDYSGSAQGINLTLDAVGAGTGAGGDAEGDKFSMIERFIGTSFNDTFTSANNGFIFEGGAGNDVYVVNNPSVRVVEQVGGGDDEVRTSLGSYSLGVNVERLTYTGTGTFAGYGNSGDNIITGGNGNDTLFGGLGADQLIGGAGIDSASYEDSSSGGVTLNFKTGVHTGLAAGDTYDSIEIFRGSNYDDTFVSDATAHTFVGANGTDTLDYSGSAQAISLTLDAVGAGTGAGGDAEGDKFSMIERFIGTSFNDTFTSANNGFIFEGGAGNDVYVVNNPSVRVVEQVGGGDDEVRTSLGSYSLGVNVERLTYTGTGTFAGYGNSGDNIITGGNGNDTLFGGLGADQLIGGAGIDSASYEDSSSGGVTLNFKTGVHTGLAAGDTFQSIEIFRGSNYDDTFVSDATAHTFVGANGTDTLDYSGSAQGINLTLDAVGAGTGAGGDAEGDKFSMIERFIGTSFNDTFTSANNGFIFEGGAGNDVYVVNNPSVRVVEQVGGGDDEVRTSLGSYSLGVNVERLTYTGTGTFAGYGNSGDNIITGGNGNDTLFGGLGADQLIGGAGIDSASYEDSSSGGVTLNFKTGVHTGLAAGDTYDSIEIFRGSNYDDTFVSDATAHTFVGANGTDTLDYSGSAQAISLTLDAVGAGTGAGGDAEGDKFSMIERFIGTSFNDTFTSANNGFIFEGGAGNDVYVVNNPSVRVVEQVGGGDDEVRTSLGSYSLAANVERLTYTGTGTFAGYGNSGDNIITGGNGNDTLFGGFGADQLIGGAGIDSASYEDSSSGGVTLNFKTGVHTGLAAGDTYDSIEIFRGSNYDDTFVSDATAHTFVGANGTDTLDYSGSAQAISLTLDAVGAGTGAGGDAEGDKFSMIERFIGTSFNDTFTSANNGFIFEGGAGNDVYVVNNPSVRVVEQVGGGDDEVRTSLGSYSLAANVERLTYTGTGTFAGYGNSGDNIITGGNGNDTLFGGFGADQLIGGAGIDSASYEDSSSGGVTLNFKTGVHTGLAAGDTYDSIEIFRGSNYDDTFVSDATAHTFVGANGTDTLDYSGSAQAISLTLDAVGAGTGAGGDAEGDKFSMIERFIGTSFNDTFTSANNGFIFEGGAGNDVYVVNNPSVRVVEQVGGGDDEVRTSLGSYSLAANVERLTYTGTGTFAGYGNSGDNIITGGNGNDTLFGGFGADQLIGGAGIDSASYEDSSSGGVTLNFKTGVHTGLAAGDTYDSIEIFRGSNYDDTFVSDATAHTFVGANGTDTLDYSGSAQAISLTLDAVGAGTGAGGDAEGDKFSMIERFIGTSFSDTFTSANNGFIFEGGAGNDVYVVNNPSVRVVEQVGGGDDEVRTSLGSYSLAANVERLTYTGTGAFAGYGNSGDNIITGGNGNDTLFGGLGADQLIGGAASIPPPTWTVTLAYR; translated from the coding sequence ATGGTCGAGCGTTTCATCGGCACGTCTTTCAACGACACCTTCACCTCGGCGAACAACGGCTTCATCTTCGAAGGCGGTGCGGGCAATGACGTGTATGTGGTCAACAATCCCAGCGTGCGAGTCGTCGAGCAGGTGGGCGGTGGTGACGACGAGGTGCGCACCTCGCTGGGCAGCTACTCCCTGGGTGTGAACGTCGAGCGCCTGACCTACACCGGCACCGGTACATTCGCCGGCTACGGTAACTCGGGCGACAACATCATCACTGGCGGCAACGGCAACGACACCCTGTTCGGTGGCCTTGGTGCCGACCAGTTGATCGGCGGTGCAGGCATCGACTCGGCCTCGTACGAGGACAGCAGCTCCGGTGGCGTCACGCTGAACTTCAAGACCGGCGTGCACACCGGCCTGGCGGCGGGCGACACCTTCCAGAGCATCGAGATCTTCCGTGGTTCCAACTACGACGACACCTTCGTCAGCGATGCCACGGCGCACACCTTCGTCGGCGCCAATGGTACCGACACGCTGGACTACTCGGGTTCGGCCCAGGGTATCAACCTGACCTTGGATGCCGCGGGTGCTGGTACCGGCGCCGGTGGCGACGCCGAAGGCGACAAGTTCTCGATGATCGAGCGTTTCATCGGCACGTCTTTCAACGACACCTTCACCTCGGCGAACAACGGCTTCATCTTCGAAGGCGGTGCGGGCAATGACGTGTATGTGGTCAACAATCCCTCCGTGCGAGTCGTCGAGCAGGTGGGCGGTGGTGACGACGAGGTGCGCACCTCGCTGGGCAGCTACTCCCTGGGTGTGAACGTCGAGCGCCTGACCTACACCGGCACCGGTACATTCGCCGGCTACGGTAACTCGGGCGACAACATCATCACTGGCGGCAATGGCAACGACACCCTGTTCGGTGGCCTTGGTGCCGACCAGTTGATCGGCGGTGCAGGCATCGACTCGGCCTCGTACGAGGACAGCAGCTCCGGTGGCGTCACGCTGAATTTCAAGACCGGCGTGCACACCGGCCTGGCGGCGGGCGACACCTTCCAGAGCATCGAGATCTTCCGTGGCTCCAACTACGACGACACCTTCGTCAGCGATGCCACGGCGCACACCTTCGTCGGCGCCAATGGTACCGACACGCTGGACTACTCGGGTTCGGCCCAGGGTATCAACCTGACCTTGGATGCTGTGGGTGCCGGTACCGGCGCCGGTGGCGACGCCGAAGGCGACAAGTTCTCGATGATCGAGCGTTTCATCGGCACGTCTTTCAACGACACCTTCACCTCGGCGAACAACGGCTTCATCTTCGAAGGCGGTGCGGGCAATGACGTGTATGTGGTCAACAATCCCTCCGTGCGAGTCGTCGAGCAGGTGGGCGGTGGTGACGACGAGGTGCGCACCTCGCTGGGCAGCTACTCCCTGGGTGTGAACGTCGAGCGCCTGACCTACACCGGCACCGGTACATTCGCCGGCTACGGTAACTCGGGCGACAACATCATCACTGGCGGCAATGGCAACGACACCCTGTTCGGTGGCCTTGGTGCCGACCAGTTGATCGGCGGTGCAGGCATCGACTCGGCCTCGTACGAGGACAGCAGCTCCGGTGGCGTCACGCTGAACTTCAAGACCGGCGTACACACTGGCCTGGCCGCAGGTGACACTTACGACAGCATCGAGATCTTCCGTGGTTCCAACTACGACGATACCTTCGTCAGCGATGCCACGGCGCACACCTTCGTCGGCGCCAATGGTACCGACACGCTGGACTACTCGGGTTCGGCCCAGGCGATCAGCCTGACCTTGGATGCTGTGGGTGCCGGCACCGGCGCTGGTGGCGACGCCGAAGGCGACAAGTTCTCGATGATCGAGCGTTTCATCGGCACGTCTTTCAACGACACCTTCACCTCGGCGAACAACGGCTTCATCTTCGAAGGCGGTGCGGGCAATGACGTGTATGTGGTCAACAATCCCTCCGTGCGAGTCGTCGAGCAGGTGGGCGGTGGTGACGACGAGGTGCGCACCTCGCTGGGCAGCTACTCCCTGGGTGTGAACGTCGAGCGCCTGACCTACACCGGCACCGGTACATTCGCCGGCTACGGTAACTCGGGCGACAACATCATCACTGGCGGCAATGGCAACGACACCCTGTTCGGTGGCCTTGGTGCCGACCAGTTGATCGGCGGTGCAGGCATCGACTCGGCCTCGTACGAGGACAGCAGCTCCGGTGGCGTCACGCTGAATTTCAAGACCGGCGTGCACACCGGCCTGGCGGCGGGCGACACCTTCCAGAGCATCGAGATCTTCCGTGGCTCCAACTACGACGACACCTTCGTCAGCGATGCCACGGCGCACACCTTCGTCGGCGCCAATGGTACCGACACGCTGGACTACTCGGGTTCGGCCCAGGGTATCAACCTGACCTTGGATGCTGTGGGTGCCGGTACCGGCGCCGGTGGCGACGCCGAAGGCGACAAGTTCTCGATGATCGAGCGTTTCATCGGCACGTCTTTCAACGACACCTTCACCTCGGCGAACAACGGCTTCATCTTCGAAGGCGGTGCGGGCAATGACGTGTATGTGGTCAACAATCCCTCCGTGCGAGTCGTCGAGCAGGTGGGCGGTGGTGACGACGAGGTGCGCACCTCGCTGGGCAGCTACTCCCTGGGTGTGAACGTCGAGCGCCTGACCTACACCGGCACCGGTACATTCGCCGGCTACGGTAACTCGGGCGACAACATCATCACTGGCGGCAATGGCAACGACACCCTGTTCGGTGGCCTTGGTGCCGACCAGTTGATCGGCGGTGCAGGCATCGACTCGGCCTCGTACGAGGACAGCAGCTCCGGTGGCGTCACGCTGAACTTCAAGACCGGCGTACACACTGGCCTGGCCGCAGGTGACACTTACGACAGCATCGAGATCTTCCGTGGTTCCAACTACGACGATACCTTCGTCAGCGATGCCACGGCGCACACCTTCGTCGGCGCCAATGGTACCGACACGCTGGACTACTCGGGTTCGGCCCAGGCGATCAGCCTGACCTTGGATGCTGTGGGTGCCGGCACCGGCGCTGGTGGCGACGCCGAAGGCGACAAGTTCTCGATGATCGAGCGTTTCATCGGCACGTCTTTCAACGACACCTTCACCTCGGCGAACAACGGCTTCATCTTCGAAGGCGGTGCGGGCAATGACGTGTATGTGGTCAACAATCCCTCCGTGCGAGTTGTCGAGCAGGTGGGTGGTGGTGACGACGAGGTGCGCACCTCGCTGGGCAGCTACTCCCTCGCGGCGAACGTCGAGCGCCTGACCTACACCGGCACCGGTACATTCGCCGGCTACGGTAACTCGGGCGACAACATCATCACTGGCGGCAATGGCAACGACACCCTGTTCGGTGGCTTCGGTGCCGACCAGTTGATCGGTGGCGCGGGTATCGACTCGGCCTCGTACGAGGACAGCAGCTCCGGTGGCGTCACGCTGAACTTCAAGACCGGCGTACACACTGGCCTGGCCGCAGGTGACACTTACGACAGCATCGAGATCTTCCGTGGTTCCAACTACGACGATACCTTCGTCAGCGATGCCACGGCGCACACCTTCGTCGGCGCCAATGGTACCGACACGCTGGACTACTCGGGTTCGGCCCAGGCGATCAGCCTGACCTTGGATGCTGTGGGTGCCGGCACCGGCGCTGGTGGCGACGCCGAAGGCGACAAGTTCTCGATGATCGAGCGTTTCATCGGCACGTCTTTCAACGACACCTTCACCTCGGCGAACAACGGCTTCATCTTCGAAGGCGGTGCGGGCAATGACGTGTATGTGGTCAACAATCCCTCTGTGCGAGTTGTCGAGCAGGTGGGTGGTGGTGACGACGAGGTGCGCACCTCGCTGGGCAGCTACTCCCTCGCGGCGAACGTCGAGCGCCTGACCTACACCGGCACCGGTACATTCGCCGGCTACGGTAACTCGGGCGACAACATCATCACTGGCGGCAATGGCAACGACACCCTGTTCGGTGGCTTCGGTGCCGACCAGTTGATCGGTGGCGCGGGCATCGACTCGGCCTCGTACGAGGACAGCAGCTCCGGTGGCGTCACGCTGAACTTCAAGACCGGCGTACACACTGGCCTGGCCGCAGGTGACACTTACGACAGCATCGAGATCTTCCGTGGTTCCAACTACGACGACACCTTCGTCAGCGATGCCACGGCGCACACCTTCGTCGGCGCCAATGGTACCGACACGCTGGACTACTCGGGTTCGGCCCAGGCGATCAGCCTGACCTTGGATGCTGTGGGTGCCGGCACCGGCGCTGGTGGCGACGCCGAAGGCGACAAGTTCTCGATGATCGAGCGTTTCATCGGCACGTCTTTCAACGACACCTTCACCTCGGCGAACAACGGCTTCATCTTCGAAGGCGGTGCGGGCAATGACGTGTATGTGGTCAACAATCCCTCCGTGCGAGTTGTCGAGCAGGTGGGTGGTGGTGACGACGAGGTGCGCACCTCGCTGGGCAGCTACTCCCTCGCGGCGAACGTCGAGCGCCTGACCTACACCGGCACCGGTACATTCGCCGGCTACGGTAACTCGGGCGACAACATCATCACTGGCGGCAATGGCAACGACACCCTGTTCGGTGGCTTCGGTGCCGACCAGTTGATCGGTGGCGCGGGCATCGACTCGGCCTCGTACGAGGACAGCAGCTCCGGTGGCGTCACGCTGAACTTCAAGACCGGCGTACACACTGGCCTGGCCGCAGGTGACACTTACGACAGCATCGAGATCTTCCGTGGTTCCAACTACGACGACACCTTCGTCAGCGATGCCACGGCGCACACCTTCGTCGGCGCCAATGGTACCGACACGCTGGACTACTCGGGTTCGGCCCAGGCGATCAGCCTGACCTTGGATGCTGTGGGTGCCGGCACCGGCGCTGGTGGCGACGCCGAAGGCGACAAGTTCTCGATGATCGAGCGTTTCATCGGCACGTCTTTCAGCGACACCTTCACCTCGGCGAACAACGGCTTCATCTTCGAAGGCGGTGCGGGCAATGACGTGTATGTGGTCAACAATCCCTCCGTGCGAGTTGTCGAGCAGGTGGGTGGTGGTGACGACGAGGTGCGCACCTCGCTGGGCAGCTACTCCCTCGCGGCGAACGTCGAGCGCCTGACCTATACCGGCACCGGTGCATTCGCCGGCTACGGTAACTCGGGCGACAACATCATCACTGGCGGCAACGGCAACGACACCCTGTTCGGTGGCCTTGGTGCCGACCAGTTGATCGGTGGCGCGGCATCGATACCGCCTCCTACATGGACAGTAACGCTGGCGTATCGTTGA
- a CDS encoding HlyD family type I secretion periplasmic adaptor subunit yields the protein MKTVDNEKQLLGSLRNHLWVGAAVVVVLLGGSLAWSAVTELAGAVIAPGTVAVQDSVKKVQHPNGGVVAQLLVSEGQAVQAGEVLVRLDATVQEASHAIVAKALDQALARQARLESERDGKSQVDLPGRLLARQADEQVQAVIASERQLFADRRQSREGQKSQLRERIEQLKQTIGGHDLQQRTKAEEIRLIDEEYQAVKTLQKKGLMTLDRVNALARGIARLQGERGQLIASIAEARARIAETQLELLQVDQRFREQVSEELRDLMARQGEWVEREVAAADQLKRVDVLAPSAGRVQQLAVHTVGGVISPAETLMQIVPIDDELLVEARVSPQDIDQVMLGQDALLRFSAFNRATTPEVMGRVVRLSADLVSDPQTGLGYYRAGIHIDQAEQRKLDGLTLVPGMPVESMIQTGRRTVLSYLLKPVGDHAQRAFREG from the coding sequence ATGAAGACGGTCGATAACGAAAAGCAGCTATTGGGGTCGTTGCGCAATCACCTCTGGGTGGGGGCCGCAGTGGTGGTGGTGCTGCTGGGTGGCTCTCTGGCTTGGTCGGCGGTCACCGAGCTGGCCGGTGCGGTCATCGCGCCGGGCACGGTCGCCGTGCAGGACAGCGTGAAGAAAGTGCAGCATCCCAATGGTGGCGTGGTTGCGCAGTTGCTGGTTAGCGAAGGTCAGGCGGTGCAGGCGGGCGAGGTGCTGGTGCGCCTGGATGCCACCGTGCAGGAGGCCAGCCATGCCATCGTTGCCAAGGCGCTGGACCAAGCCTTGGCGCGCCAGGCCCGCCTGGAGTCCGAGCGGGATGGCAAGAGCCAGGTCGACCTGCCCGGGCGCCTGTTGGCACGCCAGGCCGATGAGCAAGTCCAGGCGGTCATCGCCAGCGAGCGGCAACTGTTTGCCGATCGCCGGCAGTCCCGCGAGGGCCAGAAGTCGCAACTGCGCGAACGCATCGAGCAGCTCAAACAGACCATCGGCGGCCACGATCTGCAGCAGCGTACCAAAGCCGAGGAAATTCGCCTGATCGACGAGGAGTACCAGGCGGTCAAGACGCTGCAGAAGAAAGGCCTGATGACTCTTGACCGTGTCAATGCCTTGGCGCGCGGCATCGCCCGCCTGCAGGGCGAGCGGGGTCAACTGATCGCCTCCATTGCCGAAGCCCGTGCACGCATTGCCGAGACCCAGCTGGAATTGCTGCAGGTCGATCAACGCTTCCGCGAGCAGGTCTCCGAAGAGCTGCGTGACCTCATGGCCCGGCAAGGGGAGTGGGTGGAGCGCGAGGTCGCCGCCGCCGACCAGCTCAAGCGCGTCGACGTGCTGGCGCCCAGCGCCGGGCGGGTCCAGCAACTGGCCGTGCATACCGTGGGTGGCGTGATCTCGCCGGCCGAAACTCTGATGCAGATCGTGCCGATTGATGACGAGCTGCTGGTCGAGGCGCGGGTCAGCCCGCAGGACATCGACCAGGTCATGCTCGGCCAGGACGCCTTGTTACGCTTCAGCGCCTTCAATCGCGCCACCACCCCCGAAGTCATGGGGCGGGTGGTGCGGCTTTCCGCCGACCTGGTGAGCGACCCGCAGACCGGGCTCGGCTACTACCGCGCCGGTATTCATATCGACCAGGCCGAGCAGCGCAAGCTCGACGGCCTCACGCTGGTGCCGGGCATGCCGGTGGAGTCGATGATCCAGACGGGTCGTCGCACCGTGCTGTCCTATCTGCTCAAGCCAGTAGGCGACCACGCGCAACGGGCATTCAGGGAAGGGTGA
- a CDS encoding type I secretion system permease/ATPase has product MKSSKDAGARVLPERLSVALKKGLIGAALFSGVINLLALVGPLFMLEVYDRVIPSRSLPTLVALGLLVLGIYLVFALVDIIRARVMSRVAAALDSALSMRVFRAIAGAPLKIVMRHDPLKPAHELEQIRAFIAGPGLMAFFDLPWMPVYLAVSFYIHPSLGLLALGMIVLMVLLTWLTDRGTRQDMRDAAELASQRNRLGQQAHGGAEVLAAMGMTGRAAERWQGLQAHYATLQRRSADVSGFYGGITKALRQLVQSASLGVGAWLVIQGNLSGGAIVAASIIVARTLAPAEQIIGTWRSLVSARLAWQQLQEVLAIFPEPTAKTALPMARHQLQVDGLCVAPPGGQRLVLNNVNFTLAAGSAMAVVGPSASGKSSLARALVGAWPAARGQVCLDGAALTLWPDATRAAQTGYLPQSVDLFEATVAQNIARLDPDADAAAIVSAARQAGVHELILQLPQGYDTPIGAGGTNLSAGQRQRVGLARALYGDPFLVVLDEPNANLDAEGERALARAIQGVKARGGVVIAIAHRSGLLSVMDQVLVLEQGAQAAFGPRDAVLARPVAVKGGAQA; this is encoded by the coding sequence TTGAAAAGCAGTAAGGATGCTGGCGCACGCGTGCTGCCGGAGCGGCTGTCCGTGGCCCTGAAAAAGGGTTTGATCGGTGCGGCCCTGTTCTCGGGTGTGATCAACCTGCTGGCGTTGGTCGGCCCCCTGTTCATGCTCGAAGTCTACGACCGGGTCATCCCCAGCCGCAGCCTGCCCACACTGGTGGCGCTGGGGTTGCTGGTGCTGGGTATATACCTGGTGTTCGCGCTGGTTGACATCATCCGTGCCCGGGTCATGTCGCGGGTCGCGGCGGCGCTCGACAGTGCATTGTCCATGCGCGTGTTCCGTGCCATCGCCGGGGCGCCGCTGAAGATCGTCATGCGCCATGACCCGCTCAAACCCGCCCATGAGTTGGAGCAGATCCGCGCTTTCATCGCAGGCCCAGGCCTCATGGCATTCTTCGACTTGCCCTGGATGCCGGTGTACCTGGCGGTCAGCTTCTATATCCATCCCTCCCTGGGGTTGCTGGCGTTGGGCATGATCGTGCTGATGGTGCTGCTGACCTGGCTTACCGATCGCGGTACCCGCCAGGACATGCGTGATGCTGCCGAGCTTGCGAGCCAGCGCAATCGTTTGGGCCAGCAGGCTCACGGCGGCGCTGAAGTGCTCGCCGCGATGGGCATGACCGGGCGCGCCGCCGAGCGCTGGCAGGGCTTGCAGGCGCACTACGCCACCTTGCAGCGGCGCAGCGCTGATGTGAGTGGTTTCTACGGTGGTATCACCAAGGCCTTGCGCCAGTTGGTGCAGTCGGCGTCGCTGGGCGTGGGGGCCTGGTTGGTGATCCAGGGCAACCTCAGTGGTGGTGCCATCGTGGCCGCCTCGATCATCGTCGCCCGCACGCTCGCGCCGGCCGAGCAGATCATCGGTACCTGGCGCAGCCTGGTGTCGGCGCGGCTGGCCTGGCAACAGCTGCAGGAGGTGTTGGCGATCTTCCCCGAGCCCACTGCAAAGACCGCGCTGCCGATGGCAAGGCATCAGTTGCAGGTGGATGGCTTGTGCGTCGCGCCGCCAGGTGGGCAACGCCTGGTATTGAACAATGTCAACTTCACGCTGGCTGCGGGCAGTGCAATGGCGGTGGTCGGGCCAAGCGCCTCGGGCAAGTCGTCATTGGCGCGCGCCCTGGTCGGTGCATGGCCGGCGGCGCGTGGCCAGGTCTGCCTGGACGGTGCGGCGCTGACCTTGTGGCCGGATGCGACGCGAGCGGCGCAGACCGGTTACCTGCCGCAGAGCGTCGACCTGTTCGAGGCGACCGTGGCGCAGAACATCGCGCGCCTCGACCCTGATGCCGACGCTGCGGCCATTGTCTCGGCGGCGCGCCAGGCGGGTGTGCACGAGCTGATCCTGCAACTGCCGCAAGGCTACGACACGCCGATCGGTGCCGGTGGCACAAACCTGTCTGCCGGGCAGCGTCAGCGTGTCGGCCTGGCCCGCGCGTTGTACGGCGACCCCTTCCTGGTGGTGCTCGACGAACCCAACGCCAACCTCGACGCCGAGGGCGAACGGGCGTTGGCCCGGGCGATCCAGGGTGTCAAGGCGCGGGGCGGCGTGGTCATCGCCATCGCCCATCGCTCGGGGTTGTTGTCGGTGATGGACCAAGTGCTGGTGCTGGAGCAGGGCGCCCAGGCTGCGTTTGGCCCGCGTGATGCGGTGCTGGCGCGGCCGGTGGCCGTGAAGGGAGGGGCGCAGGCATGA